A genome region from Streptomyces sp. S4.7 includes the following:
- a CDS encoding NADP-dependent oxidoreductase, translating to MPRAVRYDRYGAVDVLYVADVARPAPAADEVVVEVVAAGLNPGEIGVREGLAHAIWPATFPSGQGSDLAGEVVAVGSAVSTPTIGAQVIGFTNRRAAQADYVAVPADQVTPKPAAVGWDVAGSLFVAGTTAYAAVRAVGAEPGETVALSAAAGGVGSLAVQLLRRQGVRVLAVAGEANHEWLASLGAMPIGYGEGIEGVEEQLRAAAPEGVDAFIDTYGSGHVELAMRLGVAPVRINTIIDFPAAKKFGTKSDGNMAAARADVLAELAALVAEGAISVAVSATYPVEQVREAYAELARPHSRGKIVLRMR from the coding sequence ATGCCCAGAGCCGTCCGCTACGACCGGTACGGCGCGGTCGACGTCCTGTACGTCGCCGACGTAGCCAGACCCGCCCCGGCCGCCGACGAAGTCGTCGTCGAAGTGGTGGCGGCGGGGCTCAACCCCGGCGAGATCGGGGTACGCGAGGGGCTCGCGCACGCCATCTGGCCTGCCACTTTTCCCTCCGGTCAGGGCAGTGACCTCGCGGGCGAGGTCGTCGCCGTGGGCAGCGCCGTGTCCACACCCACGATCGGCGCGCAGGTGATCGGGTTCACCAACCGGCGCGCGGCGCAGGCGGATTACGTCGCCGTCCCCGCGGACCAGGTGACGCCCAAGCCCGCCGCTGTCGGCTGGGACGTGGCGGGGTCCCTGTTCGTGGCGGGCACCACCGCGTACGCCGCCGTCCGGGCGGTCGGGGCCGAGCCCGGCGAGACGGTCGCGCTCAGCGCCGCCGCGGGCGGGGTGGGCTCCCTCGCCGTCCAGCTCCTCCGCCGTCAGGGCGTGCGGGTCCTCGCTGTCGCGGGCGAGGCCAATCACGAGTGGCTCGCCTCCCTCGGCGCGATGCCGATCGGGTACGGCGAGGGCATCGAGGGTGTCGAGGAGCAGCTTCGTGCGGCGGCGCCCGAAGGCGTGGACGCGTTCATCGACACCTACGGAAGCGGCCACGTCGAACTCGCCATGAGGCTGGGCGTCGCCCCCGTACGCATCAACACGATCATCGACTTCCCCGCCGCGAAGAAGTTCGGCACCAAGAGCGACGGGAACATGGCCGCGGCCCGCGCGGACGTCCTGGCCGAGCTCGCGGCGCTGGTCGCCGAGGGCGCGATCAGCGTCGCCGTCAGCGCCACGTACCCCGTCGAGCAGGTCCGGGAGGCGTACGCGGAGCTCGCCCGGCCGCACAGCCGGGGGAAGATCGTCCTACGGATGCGCTGA
- a CDS encoding oxidoreductase — MTTTVSGGTLTPAEGLTISRMGYGAMQLAGPCVFGPPKDPGQAVAVLREAVALGVTHIDTSDFYGPTVVNELIREALHPYPADLHIVTKVGGRRSADGGWFSSLEPADLKVQVQENLLHLGLDVLDVVNLRMDAEGASTDSLAEPFGALAELREQGLIRHLGLSGVSDAQLTEAESIAPVVTVQNLYNLANRSDDALVDRCAAENIAFAAFFPLGGFSPLQSETLTSVAARLNASPQQVALAWLLRRSATTVLIPGTSSVGHLRENIAAAELRLPADAVAELDAIAG; from the coding sequence ATGACCACCACCGTTTCCGGCGGAACCCTCACCCCGGCGGAGGGTCTCACGATCAGCCGGATGGGTTACGGAGCCATGCAACTGGCGGGCCCCTGTGTCTTCGGACCGCCGAAGGACCCCGGACAGGCTGTCGCCGTACTGCGCGAGGCGGTCGCGCTCGGGGTCACGCACATCGACACCAGCGACTTCTACGGTCCCACCGTCGTCAACGAACTGATCAGGGAAGCCCTGCACCCCTACCCCGCCGACCTGCACATCGTCACCAAGGTCGGCGGGCGCCGCAGCGCCGACGGCGGCTGGTTCTCGTCGCTGGAGCCCGCCGACCTGAAGGTCCAGGTCCAGGAGAATCTGCTCCACCTGGGCCTGGACGTCCTCGATGTGGTCAACCTCCGCATGGACGCCGAGGGTGCCTCCACCGACTCCCTCGCCGAGCCGTTCGGCGCGCTGGCCGAGCTGCGCGAGCAGGGCCTGATCCGCCACCTCGGCCTCAGCGGCGTCTCCGACGCCCAGCTGACCGAGGCGGAGTCCATCGCGCCTGTCGTGACCGTCCAGAACCTATACAACCTCGCCAACCGGTCGGACGACGCCCTGGTGGACCGCTGCGCGGCCGAGAACATCGCCTTCGCCGCGTTCTTTCCCCTCGGCGGTTTCAGCCCGTTGCAGTCCGAGACCCTGACGTCGGTCGCCGCGCGCCTGAACGCCTCACCGCAGCAGGTCGCGCTCGCCTGGCTGCTCCGGCGCTCGGCCACCACCGTCCTGATCCCGGGCACCTCTTCCGTCGGCCACCTGCGGGAGAACATCGCCGCGGCCGAGCTGCGCCTGCCGGCCGACGCGGTCGCCGAACTCGACGCCATCGCCGGCTAG
- a CDS encoding discoidin domain-containing protein, translating into MLILLAVGIWFALPHLAGLFGVAKEETGKPESVPPAECRASGAAKGHPAGAAVDGFNNRYWAPKETGDGIGEFLECDFAQPVRLTKLIVFSGTSARKDEFLTQARPAGITVLLTSRDGELTTRTVRLRDQAGEQTFDLRGSETVRARFTVNSAYGTGEGRRIAVAEVEFFGRRP; encoded by the coding sequence GTGCTGATCCTGCTGGCGGTGGGGATCTGGTTCGCGCTCCCCCATCTGGCGGGGCTGTTCGGCGTCGCGAAGGAGGAGACGGGGAAGCCCGAGTCGGTACCGCCCGCCGAGTGCCGCGCCTCCGGCGCCGCGAAAGGCCATCCGGCGGGCGCGGCCGTCGACGGGTTCAACAACCGTTACTGGGCGCCGAAGGAGACCGGGGACGGTATCGGGGAGTTCCTGGAGTGCGACTTCGCGCAGCCGGTGCGGCTGACGAAGCTGATCGTGTTCTCGGGGACCTCCGCACGCAAGGACGAGTTCCTCACACAGGCCCGCCCGGCCGGGATCACCGTGCTGCTGACCTCGCGGGACGGCGAGCTGACCACCCGTACGGTCCGGCTGCGGGACCAGGCGGGTGAGCAGACCTTCGATCTGCGCGGCTCGGAGACCGTACGGGCCAGGTTCACCGTCAACTCGGCGTACGGCACCGGGGAGGGCCGCCGGATCGCCGTGGCGGAGGTCGAGTTCTTCGGCCGCCGACCGTGA
- a CDS encoding phage tail protein, which yields MRAAVPGLPTPHPLIDQLPAVYLEQDFLRRFLDALDEVLAPLLLTIDNVPAYLDHRTAPDDFLDWLAGWVAVEPHEDSPTDHRRTAVRGAVARHARRGTLGGLAEAVRLETGTEPEIAESGGTAWSTSPNTPLPGRPVPWVTIRVRAAEGRPLDRVRLEELIDTEVPAHVGFSLELLPPDRDGDGNRNGNGDGDTGVGGAEG from the coding sequence ATGCGTGCCGCCGTCCCCGGCCTGCCGACGCCGCACCCCCTGATCGACCAACTGCCCGCCGTCTACCTGGAACAGGACTTCCTGCGGCGCTTCCTCGACGCGCTGGACGAAGTCCTGGCCCCGCTCCTGCTGACGATCGACAACGTGCCCGCGTATCTGGACCACCGCACCGCCCCGGACGACTTCCTCGACTGGCTGGCCGGCTGGGTCGCGGTCGAGCCGCACGAGGACAGCCCCACGGACCATCGCAGGACCGCCGTACGCGGGGCCGTGGCCCGGCACGCGCGGCGCGGAACGCTGGGCGGACTGGCCGAAGCGGTCCGGCTGGAGACGGGCACGGAGCCGGAGATCGCCGAGAGCGGCGGCACCGCCTGGTCGACGAGCCCGAACACGCCGCTGCCGGGTCGGCCCGTCCCCTGGGTGACGATCCGGGTCAGGGCCGCCGAAGGCCGACCCCTGGACCGGGTGCGGCTGGAGGAGCTGATCGACACGGAGGTCCCGGCACACGTCGGGTTCTCGCTGGAACTCCTGCCGCCGGACAGGGACGGAGACGGAAACAGGAACGGAAACGGGGACGGGGACACCGGCGTGGGGGGTGCGGAGGGGTGA
- a CDS encoding putative baseplate assembly protein, producing MTLPRPRLDDRTFQGLVDEAKRRVQQRCPEWTDHNVSDPGVTLIEAFASMVDQLVYRVNRVPEKSYLTFLDLIGVQLHPPTAAHTDVTFRLSAPRPEPVVVRAGTEVATIRTETEEAVVFTTSEALSIVPCDFAHLATRPSGGEAADRTEELALGRDVPCFGAAPAVDDCLYVGLSAPVPAGVLALRLDCTVEGVGVDPLRPPVLWEAWDGGAWTVCEIEKDDTGGFNRSGELILHLPRTHATATVVRRTGGWLRCRLIEAEPGQPTYVAPPVVRGVTAFTVGATVPAEHAETVTDEVLGQAEGVPGQAFGLARPPVVPGEFVVEVTGPGAGADAERWTRVDDFAHSGPEDRHVTLDANSGRVEFGPAVRERDGGIRYYGRVPVKGATVRVRSYRTGGGLRGNVARSTLRVLRGAIPYVARVENRRPALGGVDGESVDSARVRGPMTLRTLHRAVVPHDYELLAREIAPDAARVHCIRADAKDDRTGDGAAAAAGGRSAGEGKAGGGGTGGSEGSGSDAGGVRLLIVPAGRGDVRGRIEFGELVPPAQTLALISEHLNARRPIGTRLAVGPPFYQGVTVVASVQAERGAVVERVRETALSALYGYFNPLTGGPAGQGWPFGRPVQSGEAFAVLQRVPGVDLVEDVRLYRADPETGERTDATTKIPLDRHALVFSYEHQLRVRGA from the coding sequence GTGACGCTGCCCCGTCCGCGACTGGACGACCGCACCTTCCAGGGCCTGGTGGACGAGGCCAAACGCCGGGTACAGCAGCGCTGTCCGGAGTGGACCGACCACAACGTGTCGGATCCCGGAGTCACCCTGATCGAGGCGTTCGCGAGCATGGTCGACCAGCTCGTCTACCGGGTGAACCGCGTCCCGGAGAAGAGCTATCTCACCTTCCTCGACCTGATCGGCGTACAGCTCCATCCGCCCACGGCCGCGCACACCGATGTGACGTTCCGGCTGTCCGCGCCCCGGCCGGAACCGGTGGTGGTGCGCGCCGGAACAGAGGTCGCCACCATCCGTACGGAGACGGAGGAGGCGGTCGTCTTCACCACCTCCGAGGCCCTGTCGATCGTGCCGTGCGACTTCGCCCATCTCGCCACCCGGCCCTCGGGCGGTGAGGCGGCCGACCGGACGGAGGAGCTGGCGCTCGGCCGGGACGTGCCCTGTTTCGGGGCTGCGCCCGCCGTCGACGACTGTCTGTACGTGGGTCTGTCCGCCCCCGTACCGGCGGGCGTCCTCGCGCTGCGGCTGGACTGCACGGTGGAGGGTGTCGGTGTCGACCCGCTGCGTCCACCGGTCCTCTGGGAGGCGTGGGACGGCGGCGCCTGGACGGTCTGCGAGATCGAGAAGGACGACACCGGCGGCTTCAACCGGTCCGGCGAGCTGATCCTGCATCTGCCGAGGACCCATGCGACCGCGACCGTGGTGCGGCGGACCGGGGGCTGGCTGCGCTGCCGGCTGATCGAGGCGGAGCCGGGCCAGCCGACGTACGTGGCACCGCCGGTGGTCCGCGGGGTCACCGCGTTCACGGTCGGCGCGACCGTCCCGGCCGAGCACGCCGAGACCGTCACCGACGAGGTGCTGGGGCAGGCCGAGGGAGTGCCGGGCCAGGCCTTCGGGCTGGCCCGGCCGCCCGTGGTGCCCGGTGAGTTCGTGGTCGAGGTGACCGGTCCCGGGGCGGGGGCGGACGCCGAACGGTGGACCCGCGTGGACGACTTCGCACACTCCGGGCCCGAGGACCGGCATGTCACGCTGGACGCGAACTCCGGGCGGGTGGAGTTCGGCCCCGCGGTACGGGAACGGGACGGCGGCATCCGCTACTACGGCCGGGTGCCGGTGAAGGGCGCCACCGTCCGCGTGCGGTCGTACCGCACGGGCGGCGGGCTGCGCGGCAATGTCGCGCGGTCCACGCTGCGGGTCCTGCGGGGCGCGATCCCGTACGTGGCGCGGGTGGAGAACCGGCGGCCCGCGCTCGGCGGGGTCGACGGCGAGAGCGTCGACAGCGCCCGGGTGCGCGGGCCGATGACGCTGCGGACGCTGCACCGGGCGGTCGTCCCGCACGACTACGAACTGCTGGCGCGCGAGATCGCCCCGGACGCGGCGCGCGTGCACTGCATCCGGGCGGACGCGAAGGACGACAGGACCGGGGACGGCGCCGCGGCGGCGGCCGGTGGCCGAAGTGCGGGCGAAGGCAAGGCGGGTGGAGGCGGCACGGGCGGCAGTGAGGGGAGCGGGAGCGACGCGGGCGGGGTGCGGCTGCTCATCGTGCCCGCCGGACGCGGCGACGTGCGGGGCCGGATCGAGTTCGGCGAACTCGTCCCGCCCGCGCAGACGCTCGCCCTGATCTCGGAGCATCTGAACGCACGGCGGCCCATCGGTACCCGGCTGGCGGTCGGGCCGCCGTTCTACCAGGGCGTCACCGTCGTCGCGTCGGTGCAGGCGGAGCGCGGAGCCGTGGTCGAGAGGGTGCGGGAGACGGCGCTGTCCGCACTGTACGGGTACTTCAACCCGCTCACCGGCGGCCCGGCCGGTCAGGGGTGGCCGTTCGGTCGGCCGGTCCAGTCGGGTGAGGCGTTCGCCGTGCTGCAACGGGTGCCGGGCGTGGACCTGGTGGAGGACGTACGGCTCTACCGCGCCGATCCGGAGACCGGTGAACGTACCGACGCGACCACGAAGATCCCGCTGGACCGGCACGCGCTGGTCTTCAGCTACGAACACCAACTCCGGGTGAGAGGAGCCTGA
- a CDS encoding GPW/gp25 family protein — MGQQFIGAGWAFPPRTDATGSIALVRGEHALEESIRLILATSPGERPMRPEFGCAVNDYVFAPADAGTAGQLAYEVRLALERWEPRIEVTEVVVRFDEADTGVLYIDIGYTVRGSNDPRNLVFPFYVIPQHAEESADDEEAGA; from the coding sequence ATGGGACAGCAGTTCATCGGCGCGGGCTGGGCGTTCCCACCGCGTACGGACGCGACCGGGTCCATCGCCCTCGTGCGCGGCGAACACGCCCTGGAGGAGTCGATCCGGCTGATCCTCGCGACGTCGCCGGGCGAGCGGCCGATGCGACCGGAGTTCGGCTGCGCCGTCAACGACTACGTGTTCGCCCCGGCCGACGCGGGCACGGCCGGTCAACTCGCCTACGAGGTAAGGCTGGCGCTGGAGCGCTGGGAGCCCCGGATCGAGGTCACCGAGGTCGTCGTCCGGTTCGACGAGGCCGACACCGGGGTGCTCTACATCGACATCGGCTACACGGTGCGCGGCTCCAACGACCCGCGCAACCTCGTCTTCCCCTTCTACGTGATCCCGCAGCACGCCGAGGAATCGGCCGACGACGAGGAGGCGGGCGCGTGA
- a CDS encoding PAAR domain-containing protein, translated as MSAAAAAARVGDPTGHPGTVGPPGVPSVLIGGKPAATVGTPHHCTSPAAHPPSVIAPPGSSSVLIGGSPAARAGDLAGCGSPVVSGCPTVLIGG; from the coding sequence ATGTCGGCAGCAGCCGCAGCCGCCCGGGTCGGCGACCCCACAGGGCACCCCGGCACCGTGGGACCGCCCGGTGTGCCGTCCGTGCTGATCGGCGGCAAGCCCGCCGCGACGGTCGGCACCCCGCACCACTGCACCTCCCCCGCCGCCCACCCGCCGTCCGTGATCGCGCCGCCCGGCAGTTCGAGCGTGCTGATCGGCGGCAGTCCGGCCGCCCGCGCCGGCGACCTGGCGGGCTGCGGCTCACCGGTCGTGTCGGGCTGCCCGACCGTACTGATCGGTGGGTGA